In a single window of the Micromonospora sp. WMMD1155 genome:
- a CDS encoding cellulose binding domain-containing protein: MLKRRHLFPSIAAAALLLAATTGGALSGGLGEAAVASTYGTLAATAGCGKAPTLTSGTRTIQSSGQSRTYNLRIPDGYDRNRPYRLIFGFHWLNGSANNVTSAGYYGLQPLSNNSAIFVAPQGLNAGWANTNGRDLTLFDDISRQVENDLCVDTTQRFALGWSYGGAMSYAVACARPTVIRAVTVISGANLSGCNGGTQPVAYFGIHGTFDSVLNISQGRQLRDTFVRNNGCTAQSPREPSRGSLTHITTAYSGCRAGYPVQWAAFDGDHTPSPVDGSGSPNDSRTWTSGEIWRFFSQFESTTPPTTPPPTDPPPTTPPPTGEPGTCTATYRTLNTWPGGFQAEVTVANNSTAALNGWTVGLTLASGQAISSLWSGVNTGTTGSVTVRNAPYNGAVGPNASTNFGFTATGNGATAPSNVTCTSP, encoded by the coding sequence ATGCTGAAACGCAGGCACCTCTTCCCATCCATCGCGGCCGCGGCGCTTCTCCTCGCGGCCACCACCGGCGGAGCGCTCAGCGGCGGCCTCGGCGAAGCCGCGGTGGCCTCGACGTACGGCACCCTCGCAGCGACCGCCGGCTGCGGCAAGGCCCCCACGCTGACCAGCGGCACGCGCACGATCCAGAGCAGCGGGCAGAGTCGTACCTACAACCTGCGGATCCCGGACGGGTACGACCGGAACCGCCCCTACCGGCTGATCTTCGGCTTCCACTGGTTGAACGGCTCGGCCAACAACGTCACCTCGGCCGGCTACTACGGGCTGCAACCGCTGTCGAACAACAGCGCGATCTTCGTCGCTCCGCAGGGTCTCAACGCCGGCTGGGCCAACACCAACGGTCGGGACCTGACCCTCTTCGACGACATCTCCCGGCAGGTCGAGAACGACCTCTGCGTCGACACCACCCAGCGCTTCGCCCTGGGCTGGAGCTACGGCGGGGCCATGAGCTACGCGGTGGCCTGCGCCCGGCCCACAGTCATCCGTGCGGTCACCGTCATCTCCGGCGCCAACCTCAGCGGGTGTAACGGCGGAACGCAGCCGGTCGCCTACTTCGGCATCCACGGCACCTTCGACAGCGTGCTGAACATCTCGCAGGGCCGGCAACTGCGCGACACCTTCGTGCGGAACAACGGCTGCACCGCGCAGAGCCCGCGCGAACCGAGCCGGGGCAGCCTCACCCACATCACCACCGCCTACTCCGGCTGCCGCGCGGGATACCCGGTGCAGTGGGCGGCGTTCGACGGTGACCACACGCCGAGCCCTGTCGACGGCTCCGGCAGCCCCAACGACTCGCGGACGTGGACCTCGGGTGAGATCTGGAGGTTCTTCAGCCAGTTCGAGTCGACCACCCCGCCGACGACGCCGCCGCCCACCGACCCGCCGCCGACCACTCCGCCGCCCACCGGTGAGCCGGGCACCTGCACGGCCACCTACCGGACGTTGAACACCTGGCCCGGCGGCTTCCAGGCTGAGGTGACAGTGGCCAACAACTCCACGGCTGCCCTGAACGGCTGGACCGTGGGCCTGACCCTGGCCAGTGGTCAGGCCATCAGCAGCCTGTGGAGCGGTGTCAACACGGGCACCACCGGCAGCGTCACCGTCAGGAACGCCCCCTACAACGGCGCAGTGGGTCCGAACGCGTCAACCAACTTCGGGTTCACCGCCACCGGCAACGGCGCCACCGCACCCAGCAACGTCACCTGCACCAGCCCCTGA
- a CDS encoding alanine racemase gives MTRPVYVHDLDALATQARAIRAALPGPVELLYAVKANPDPGVLRTLAPVVDGFEAASRGELRRLAELSPDRAPAAYAGPGKTDADLAAALAADVRRIHVESPAELRRLGALATASGRSVQVLLRVNLPVDAPGASLVMGGGPSPFGMDPADAIECARRPPAGIDVRGIHAHLASGLDASLAGTVAAAVVTWAVTEVGADEVDVGGGMAVDYTDPVARFDWAAYGGALADVLDTYPGVRLRIEPGRSVTAYCGAYLTEVVDVKRSYGEWFVVVAGGTHHLRTPAAKGHAQPFSVHRRGGLDGPRTDGGPVTVVGQLCTPKDVLSRSATAGPIGVGDVLVFAMAGAYAWNISHRDFLLHEPPLFRTGDPQEVAAEWAARPRGS, from the coding sequence ATGACCCGACCCGTCTACGTCCACGACCTCGACGCGCTGGCCACCCAGGCCCGAGCCATCCGGGCGGCACTGCCCGGGCCGGTGGAGCTGCTCTACGCGGTCAAGGCGAACCCGGATCCCGGTGTGCTGCGTACCCTCGCACCGGTCGTCGACGGGTTCGAGGCCGCGAGCCGTGGCGAGCTGCGCAGGCTCGCCGAGCTGTCACCGGACCGGGCCCCCGCCGCGTACGCCGGACCGGGAAAGACCGACGCGGACCTCGCCGCCGCACTCGCCGCCGACGTGCGCCGCATCCACGTCGAGTCACCCGCCGAGCTTCGACGGCTCGGCGCGCTCGCCACCGCCTCCGGCCGGTCGGTCCAGGTGCTGCTGCGGGTGAACCTGCCGGTCGACGCCCCCGGCGCGAGCCTGGTCATGGGCGGTGGGCCCAGCCCGTTCGGCATGGACCCGGCCGACGCGATCGAGTGCGCCCGTCGACCGCCCGCCGGAATCGACGTACGCGGAATCCACGCCCACCTGGCCAGCGGGCTGGACGCCTCCCTCGCCGGCACGGTCGCCGCCGCAGTCGTCACATGGGCCGTCACCGAGGTCGGCGCCGACGAGGTCGACGTCGGTGGGGGCATGGCGGTCGACTACACCGACCCGGTGGCCCGATTCGACTGGGCGGCGTACGGCGGGGCACTGGCGGACGTCCTCGACACGTACCCGGGCGTGCGGCTGCGCATCGAGCCGGGCCGGTCGGTGACCGCCTACTGCGGGGCGTACCTCACCGAGGTCGTCGACGTGAAGCGCTCCTACGGCGAATGGTTCGTGGTGGTGGCCGGTGGGACCCACCACCTGCGTACACCGGCGGCGAAGGGCCACGCGCAGCCGTTCAGCGTGCACCGGCGGGGCGGCCTCGACGGGCCGCGTACCGACGGTGGGCCGGTCACCGTCGTCGGGCAGCTCTGCACGCCGAAGGACGTGCTGTCCCGGTCGGCCACCGCCGGGCCGATCGGCGTGGGTGACGTGCTGGTCTTCGCGATGGCCGGGGCGTACGCCTGGAACATCAGCCACCGCGATTTCCTGCTGCACGAGCCTCCGCTGTTCCGGACCGGTGACCCGCAGGAGGTGGCCGCGGAGTGGGCGGCCCGACCGCGCGGCTCATGA
- a CDS encoding IucA/IucC family protein → MTSARLRSRPPTDTGRLADLAAAHAVFGCLVRELAPPDGTPGMVDGAAHLPLRHLDVTVRCAVARNSPLGAHRYVGPVQRTTEGGRWADLDADGLARLVAAELGSRTGLVNDEFVEQVQASRDTVARLLADRPAENPNPTGEPAIDAYVDSEQSLVFGHPHHPTPKWRSGDPDRWRAYAPELRTSFRLHWLAVPDELVAGAGPFDALVAALDPPRPPAGHRVLPVHPWQLSLIPPTHALLRDLGEAGVPMLPTASVRTLYAPTADLFVKTSLHVRITNCLRKNARYELTGAVALTDLLARVPLPDGVGLLAEPAYRTVDVPGPDEAYGTILRTGLRPHLRPGDTPMLAAALAATPLVTPDPVAWWRAYVGLLVPAVLRCWLRHGVVHEAHLQNVVVVLDRDRRPVRMLLRDLEGVKLDADRLIGWPDGVPQQVRYGSRDARRRIVYCLFVNHLGGICGALADARPGIERRLWKELRAVLERLAADLDDPPELRALLTGEPLPAKANLLVRWRRDADRAAPFVPVPNPLGGPR, encoded by the coding sequence ATGACGAGCGCCCGGTTGCGCTCCCGGCCGCCCACCGACACCGGCCGGCTCGCCGACCTGGCCGCCGCGCACGCCGTCTTCGGTTGCCTGGTCCGCGAACTCGCCCCGCCGGACGGCACCCCGGGGATGGTCGACGGTGCCGCACACCTCCCGCTGCGGCACCTCGACGTCACGGTGCGCTGCGCGGTCGCGCGGAACTCGCCGCTCGGGGCACACCGCTACGTCGGCCCGGTGCAGCGGACGACCGAGGGCGGGCGGTGGGCGGACCTCGACGCCGACGGGTTGGCCCGCCTGGTCGCGGCCGAACTCGGTAGCCGTACCGGCCTGGTCAACGACGAGTTCGTCGAGCAGGTCCAGGCCAGCCGGGACACCGTCGCCCGGCTGCTGGCCGACCGACCGGCCGAGAACCCGAACCCCACCGGCGAGCCCGCCATCGACGCGTACGTCGACTCCGAACAGTCACTCGTCTTCGGCCACCCGCACCACCCGACCCCGAAGTGGCGCAGCGGCGATCCGGACCGCTGGCGGGCGTACGCGCCGGAGTTGCGGACGTCGTTCCGGCTGCACTGGCTCGCCGTACCTGATGAGCTGGTCGCCGGTGCCGGGCCGTTCGACGCGCTCGTGGCCGCTCTCGACCCGCCGCGACCCCCGGCCGGGCATCGGGTCCTGCCTGTGCATCCCTGGCAGTTGTCCCTGATCCCGCCGACGCACGCGCTCCTGCGCGACCTGGGCGAGGCCGGCGTGCCGATGCTGCCGACGGCGAGCGTCCGCACCCTGTACGCCCCGACCGCCGACCTGTTCGTCAAGACCAGCCTGCACGTACGGATCACCAACTGCCTGCGCAAGAACGCCCGCTACGAACTCACCGGGGCGGTGGCCCTGACCGATCTGCTGGCGCGGGTACCGCTGCCGGACGGGGTCGGGCTCCTCGCCGAACCCGCCTACCGCACCGTCGACGTTCCCGGCCCGGACGAGGCGTACGGGACGATCCTGCGCACCGGCCTACGCCCGCACCTGCGTCCCGGGGACACCCCGATGCTCGCGGCGGCGCTGGCCGCCACGCCGCTGGTGACACCGGATCCGGTGGCCTGGTGGCGTGCGTACGTCGGGTTGCTGGTGCCGGCGGTGCTGCGGTGCTGGCTGCGCCACGGCGTCGTGCACGAGGCGCACCTGCAGAACGTGGTCGTCGTGCTCGACCGCGACCGCCGTCCGGTCCGCATGCTGTTGCGCGACCTGGAGGGGGTGAAGCTGGACGCCGATCGGCTGATCGGCTGGCCCGACGGTGTGCCCCAGCAGGTCCGCTACGGGTCCCGGGACGCCCGCCGGCGGATCGTCTACTGCCTCTTCGTGAACCACCTCGGTGGCATCTGCGGTGCGCTGGCCGACGCGCGACCCGGGATCGAACGGCGGCTGTGGAAGGAGCTACGGGCCGTCCTCGAACGCCTGGCGGCCGACCTCGACGACCCACCCGAGCTGCGCGCACTGCTGACCGGGGAGCCGCTGCCCGCCAAGGCGAACCTGCTCGTCAGGTGGCGGCGTGACGCCGACCGGGCCGCGCCCTTCGTGCCGGTGCCCAACCCGCTGGGCGGGCCCCGATGA
- a CDS encoding IucA/IucC family siderophore biosynthesis protein, translated as MTDDCERELFARVLDALLREDHLGLLSTGRPDGPDWWQVPHPAGLLRVPVRADGFQQALRSAAPMVVLLDGDGGTHRTDTLEGLLTLLAPSGSPEAEAGWRDFGVECRADLRARRLAAGNRQRVFAEMVAQRASTPTGLPAALLDDVLAAHQGHPVYPTDRCRHGLDDDELLRYAPEHDPRFTLRWHAAPAEAVRLTGELPCWWPRAQSPDQVLLPVHPITATRDALPVTDLPAITVRPTLSMRTVALDHDPYLHLKLPLPTASLGARNRRTLRPGSLADGAAVAALLDRIAAAEPTFAGRIRHADEGTWAHVDGDERRSFLLRRFPRDLAGVHVVPVAALAAVDPEAGTVLERISPDRPVPLLESYLDLLLDWHVHLWLRHGIALEAHPQNIHLLVRPDGTVGLLYKDDDGARLDARHGGPGGLTLDDDRMWARDPQELADVFSTITLHLAAAAPLVALAARGLPVPSPADALAPRLAAARDRWGDGTAARTLTERVLRADHLPVKGMLTAGTLLPKQRLGCADINKYYLRTGPNYLRETR; from the coding sequence GTGACCGACGACTGCGAGCGGGAGCTCTTCGCCCGGGTGCTCGACGCGCTGCTGCGCGAGGACCACCTCGGTCTGCTCAGCACCGGCCGACCGGACGGCCCCGACTGGTGGCAGGTGCCGCACCCCGCCGGTCTGCTGCGCGTCCCGGTGCGGGCGGACGGCTTCCAGCAGGCGCTACGCAGCGCCGCGCCGATGGTGGTGCTGCTCGACGGTGACGGCGGCACCCACCGCACGGACACCCTGGAAGGGCTGTTGACGCTGCTCGCCCCGAGCGGCAGCCCCGAGGCCGAGGCCGGCTGGCGGGACTTCGGCGTCGAGTGCCGCGCCGACCTGCGGGCCCGGCGGCTCGCCGCCGGCAACCGGCAACGGGTGTTCGCCGAGATGGTCGCCCAACGGGCGAGCACCCCCACGGGTCTGCCGGCGGCGCTCCTGGACGATGTGCTCGCCGCCCACCAGGGCCACCCGGTGTACCCCACCGACCGGTGCCGGCACGGTCTCGACGACGACGAACTGCTCCGGTACGCCCCGGAGCACGACCCTCGGTTCACGTTGCGGTGGCACGCCGCTCCCGCCGAGGCCGTCCGGCTCACCGGCGAACTCCCGTGCTGGTGGCCGCGCGCCCAGAGCCCGGACCAGGTCCTGTTGCCGGTTCACCCGATCACGGCGACGCGCGACGCGCTACCGGTGACGGACCTGCCCGCGATCACCGTACGACCCACCCTCTCCATGCGGACGGTGGCGCTCGACCACGACCCGTACCTGCATCTCAAGCTGCCGTTGCCGACCGCGAGCCTCGGCGCCCGCAACCGACGCACGCTGCGCCCGGGCTCACTCGCGGACGGCGCTGCCGTCGCCGCCCTGCTCGACCGGATCGCCGCCGCCGAGCCGACCTTCGCCGGGCGGATCCGGCACGCCGACGAGGGCACCTGGGCGCACGTCGACGGGGACGAGCGGCGAAGTTTCCTCCTGCGCCGGTTCCCGCGCGATCTGGCGGGCGTGCACGTGGTGCCGGTCGCGGCCCTCGCCGCCGTCGACCCGGAGGCCGGGACCGTCCTGGAACGCATCAGCCCCGACCGGCCGGTGCCGCTGCTGGAGTCCTACCTGGACCTGCTGCTCGACTGGCACGTCCACCTCTGGCTGCGGCACGGGATAGCCCTGGAGGCGCACCCGCAGAACATCCACCTGCTGGTACGCCCCGACGGCACGGTCGGCCTGCTCTACAAGGACGACGACGGGGCCCGACTCGACGCGCGACACGGTGGCCCGGGTGGGCTCACCCTCGACGACGACCGGATGTGGGCGCGCGACCCGCAGGAACTGGCCGACGTGTTCAGCACCATCACCCTGCACCTGGCCGCCGCCGCACCCCTGGTCGCGCTGGCCGCCCGAGGGCTGCCCGTACCGTCACCCGCCGACGCGTTGGCACCCCGGCTCGCCGCCGCCCGCGACCGCTGGGGCGACGGAACCGCCGCGCGAACCCTCACCGAACGGGTCCTGCGGGCCGATCACCTGCCCGTCAAGGGGATGCTCACCGCCGGCACCCTGCTGCCCAAGCAGCGGCTGGGCTGCGCCGACATCAACAAGTACTACCTGCGTACCGGCCCGAACTACCTCCGGGAGACACGATGA
- a CDS encoding siderophore biosynthesis protein has product MRLYLTALNPTDAVVDGFLPAASALGLPVTVLTDRPAEWPTDVPVALCAVRDPAAVVAATAPIPPVALLSNSDHLQEVTAIAARQLGLPGKDPDAARLCKDKAAARRAIAAAGLDLVRTVTIDPGAVPEVPDGMFPAVVKPRSGVASEDAYLVVDGSELTARVAEIRGRRPDVALVVEEYLVGELRTFETLGDGVALAPLGGWRTGLGPPPTFTEESLAWSPPAERESVQLRACLDALGVGFGACHTEYVVSDGRVRLIEVNYRLIGDRMDLILAELLDAPLFEHVIRLHLGEPLTALRLPATVDRYAQVEYVCADRPGRLVTAPGRVEAVHGDVRLACHPLREVGRVAEHTGTNRDYLAVLHAVGPDEHAVRQSLAAFRRDLQWTIAA; this is encoded by the coding sequence TTGCGGCTGTACCTGACCGCGCTCAACCCCACCGACGCCGTCGTGGACGGGTTCCTCCCCGCGGCGTCGGCGCTCGGGCTCCCGGTCACCGTGCTGACCGACCGGCCCGCCGAGTGGCCGACCGACGTTCCGGTGGCGCTCTGCGCGGTCCGCGACCCGGCGGCGGTGGTCGCGGCGACGGCACCGATCCCACCGGTGGCGCTACTGTCCAATAGCGACCACCTTCAGGAGGTCACCGCGATCGCCGCCCGACAGCTCGGCCTGCCCGGCAAGGACCCCGACGCCGCCCGTCTGTGCAAGGACAAGGCCGCGGCCCGCCGGGCGATCGCGGCTGCCGGACTTGATCTGGTACGCACCGTCACCATCGACCCCGGTGCCGTGCCGGAGGTGCCGGACGGCATGTTCCCGGCCGTGGTCAAGCCCCGCTCGGGGGTGGCCAGCGAGGACGCGTACCTGGTGGTCGACGGGTCCGAGTTGACCGCCCGGGTCGCCGAGATCCGTGGTCGCCGCCCGGACGTCGCCCTGGTGGTCGAGGAGTACCTCGTCGGCGAGCTGCGGACCTTCGAGACCCTCGGCGACGGCGTCGCGCTGGCCCCCCTGGGCGGTTGGCGTACCGGCCTCGGGCCACCGCCGACCTTCACCGAGGAGAGCCTCGCCTGGTCGCCCCCGGCGGAGCGGGAGAGCGTCCAGTTGCGGGCGTGCCTCGACGCGCTCGGGGTCGGCTTCGGCGCCTGCCACACCGAGTACGTCGTCTCCGACGGTCGGGTCCGGCTGATCGAGGTGAACTACCGGCTGATCGGCGACCGGATGGACCTGATCCTCGCGGAACTGCTCGACGCGCCGTTGTTCGAGCACGTCATCCGCCTGCACCTCGGCGAGCCGTTGACCGCTCTGCGCCTGCCCGCCACCGTCGACCGGTATGCCCAGGTCGAGTACGTCTGCGCGGACCGCCCCGGCCGCCTGGTCACCGCGCCGGGCCGGGTGGAGGCCGTGCACGGCGACGTCCGGCTGGCCTGCCATCCGCTGCGCGAGGTGGGCCGCGTCGCCGAGCACACCGGAACGAACCGCGACTACCTCGCCGTGCTGCACGCCGTCGGCCCGGACGAGCACGCCGTCCGGCAGTCGCTGGCCGCCTTCCGCAGAGATCTCCAGTGGACCATCGCCGCGTGA